The genome window CCTGAGGCTGAAATTCTTATCAATGCCGATGAGGTTTTTCACGCCGCAAGCACAATGAAGACCCCCGTGATGATAGAGGTATTCCGCCAGGCAGCCCTGGGAAGTTTCAGCCTGGATGATTCCATTATTGTAAAAAACGAATTCAAAAGCATCGTCGACGGCTCTACTTTCAGCATGGCTATAGACCGCGACGGGGGAGAGGACCTCTATGAGTATATAAACAAAAAGAGGACTATCCGTCAGCTCGTTTTTGACATGATTACCGTAAGCAGCAATCTTGCTACAAATATTCTTATCGGACTTGTAAAAGCTGAAAACGCACAGAACACAATGCTATCGCTGGGTGCAAAAAATATCAAGGTCCTGCGCGGAGTTGAAGATATGAAGGCTTTCGATAAGGGCTTAAACAATACTACAACGGCAAGGGACCTTATGATAATCTTTGAGCAGATTGCCAAAGGCTCTGTTGTTTCAAAAGAAGCCTGCAG of Ignavibacteria bacterium contains these proteins:
- a CDS encoding serine hydrolase — its product is MKLRSKIFCLSILLLLTTVTQNAQVKDLKSEELKNRIQAEFSALKGDFALAFKDLRNPEAEILINADEVFHAASTMKTPVMIEVFRQAALGSFSLDDSIIVKNEFKSIVDGSTFSMAIDRDGGEDLYEYINKKRTIRQLVFDMITVSSNLATNILIGLVKAENAQNTMLSLGAKNIKVLRGVEDMKAFDKGLNNTTTARDLMIIFEQIAKGSVVSKEACREMTDILLCQKFREVIPAKLPKGVKAAHKTGSVDGIKHDSGFVILPDGRKYVLVLLSKNLKNMNQATETLSSVSKIVYDYFVDN